From Daphnia pulicaria isolate SC F1-1A chromosome 4, SC_F0-13Bv2, whole genome shotgun sequence, one genomic window encodes:
- the LOC124337181 gene encoding alpha-crystallin A chain-like: MALWNIDPFFDMGMGWPRDPWAVYRQDPLNRWMESSLPSVLSAIDFAPTGTRRRSPIREVVSDENKYQVTLHLGDFKSDEINVKLVDRNLVIHAEHKEKPDEHGHISRNIKRSYILPRNTDFDNLSATFSDDGSLVVCAQKKAMEPEKEREIEVKQLPPTSQQSVKSGQETEKGNVNIPVSREAGKN, encoded by the exons ATGGCTCTCTGGAACATCGATCCTTTCTTTGATATGGGCATGGGCTGGCCTAGAGATCCTTGGGCCGTTTATCGCCAGGACCCGCTGAATCGTTGGATGGAATCGTCTCTTCCTTCGGTTTTGTCAGCAATTGACTTCGCTCCCACCGGCACCCGGCGTCGTTCACCAATCAGGGAAGTCGTCAGCGACGAGAACAAGTATCAG GTGACTCTTCACCTGGGAGATTTCAAGTCCGACGAGATCAACGTCAAGCTGGTTGATCGCAATCTCGTGATTCACGCCGAACACAAAGAAAAGCCCGACGAGCATGGCCACATCTCGCGCAACATCAAACGCAGTTACATTCTCCCTCGTAACACGGATTTTGATAATCTGAGTGCCACTTTCTCGGACGACGGAAGTCTGGTGGTTTGCGCTCAGAAAAAGGCGATGGAACCG GAGAAGGAGCGTGAAATTGAAGTGAAGCAGCTTCCGCCTACATCCCAGCAGTCCGTGAAATCCGGGCAGGAGACGGAGAAGGGAAATGTCAACATTCCCGTGAGTCGTGAGGCCGGCAAAAACTAA